A stretch of Cytophagales bacterium DNA encodes these proteins:
- a CDS encoding DUF4249 domain-containing protein, whose product MKKLIYILILITSACELVIDVDQPPFQPSIVVGSFIGTDTTITVNLSEDRDVLERPNEFNPITGATVRLFQGNQLLGMLEEVEIPEPMDVNSNELRGRYGLDFRPTAGVEYRLEVEKEGFASVHATDRLPAIAPEFEVVDMELDDLYDSEIDLRILDQPGRDYYEVRVYLSISQVASATFDGNTEEWTINRIARYTRPIDIYTENIAVEEHNVSIFSDRLFDGRSYELSLETYIYIHEQDEPKIDRNPVLTVEVRRVSEAYYNYVNSAALQWWVDGDPFSEPVQAFSNVENGRGIFGSYVSTRQDFPLDVD is encoded by the coding sequence ATGAAAAAATTAATCTACATCTTAATATTGATCACTAGCGCCTGTGAATTGGTGATAGACGTTGATCAGCCTCCTTTTCAGCCTTCAATTGTAGTTGGCAGTTTCATTGGTACGGACACCACCATCACGGTCAATTTGAGCGAAGATCGAGATGTGCTTGAAAGGCCCAATGAGTTTAACCCCATTACAGGAGCTACGGTACGATTATTTCAAGGAAACCAGTTATTGGGCATGCTTGAGGAAGTTGAAATTCCGGAACCAATGGATGTTAATTCAAATGAATTAAGAGGGCGTTATGGCCTGGATTTTCGTCCGACAGCTGGCGTAGAATATAGACTCGAAGTAGAAAAAGAAGGATTTGCCTCCGTGCATGCTACGGATCGATTACCGGCTATTGCGCCTGAATTTGAGGTGGTGGATATGGAGCTGGATGATCTTTATGATTCTGAAATTGATCTTAGAATATTGGATCAACCTGGAAGAGATTATTATGAGGTGCGGGTATATCTATCAATTTCTCAAGTGGCTTCGGCTACTTTCGACGGAAATACTGAAGAATGGACTATTAATCGTATCGCCAGGTACACCCGTCCGATTGATATCTATACTGAAAATATTGCGGTAGAGGAGCACAATGTTTCTATATTCAGTGATCGATTATTTGATGGTCGTTCTTACGAACTGAGCTTAGAAACGTATATCTATATTCATGAACAAGATGAGCCCAAAATCGATCGCAATCCTGTCTTGACTGTTGAAGTGAGAAGAGTTTCGGAAGCGTATTACAATTATGTCAATTCAGCTGCATTGCAATGGTGGGTGGATGGAGACCCTTTCTCAGAGCCGGTTCAGGCATTCTCAAATGTGGAGAATGGAAGAGGAATTTTCGGTTCATATGTTTCCACCAGGCAGGATTTTCCACTGGATGTGGATTAG
- a CDS encoding TonB-dependent receptor, producing MRTLLIVLFLLPTFCFAQKFTISGYVRDAETGENLIGATVYDLKSKSGTVTNIYGFFSLTLPSDSVALRTSFVGYQVQESAFYLSKDQVMDFSLESGELLDEVVVTAEEAIELLPQMSTVTVPMEQLKQVPVLLGETDILKTIQLLPGIQGGNEGASGVYVRGGGPDQNLILIDGVPVYNANHLFGFFSVFNADAINNVSVVKGGFPARYGGRLSSVIDISMKEGNNQKISGKGSVGLISSKFTLEGPIKNENTSFILSARRTYIDILTRPIIKASSDGDVIAGYFFEDFNAKINHRFSRKDRLYLSFYGGKDKFYFRDRYASITSNDEVLEESEDEGGLKWGNLISAIRWNHLYSPKLFSNVTATFSRYRFDVFSNFKQTAVGEPTEEERIRYLSGIEDMAIKVDFDYLPTTNHNIKFGASVINHAFRPGVFSYKSEVEADTTFGARTIKANELSAYIEDDFQIGDKLRFNAGLHGSMFFVRGESFLSLQPRISARYLLGQDISLKASYAEMRQFIHLLSNSGVGLPTDLWVPATDLVKPQESRQVAVGVAKSIQGFEISLESYYKEMDNLIEYLDGASFFNTDDDWEDKVAAGSGTSYGTEFLIQKKTGRLTGWIGYTWSKTTRQFDDLNFGKEYPYKYDRRHDLSVVSVYQLNDRISISGTWVYGTGNAISLPESTFQNFDPTFNSFFSQGLDYYGSRNNYRMRDYHRLDVGISMSKQKRRGVRTWSFGAYNLYSRRNPFYIDTRSTGDGQQFVQTSLFPIIPYLTYSFEF from the coding sequence TTGAGAACGCTACTTATTGTTCTGTTTTTATTACCCACTTTTTGCTTTGCGCAGAAATTCACCATCAGCGGATATGTCCGGGATGCAGAAACCGGTGAAAACCTTATCGGTGCGACTGTTTATGATTTAAAATCCAAGAGTGGCACCGTGACCAATATCTATGGATTTTTTAGCCTGACTTTACCTTCAGACAGTGTGGCCTTACGAACTTCTTTTGTAGGCTATCAAGTCCAGGAAAGTGCCTTTTACTTGAGTAAAGATCAAGTAATGGATTTTTCCCTTGAATCTGGCGAATTACTGGATGAAGTTGTAGTCACAGCTGAAGAAGCCATTGAATTACTTCCACAAATGAGCACGGTAACCGTTCCGATGGAGCAATTGAAACAGGTGCCGGTATTACTGGGAGAAACCGACATTTTGAAAACCATTCAATTACTGCCCGGAATTCAAGGGGGGAATGAAGGTGCTAGTGGTGTCTATGTACGTGGCGGCGGGCCGGACCAAAACCTGATTCTTATTGATGGTGTGCCGGTTTATAATGCCAATCATTTGTTTGGCTTTTTCTCGGTTTTTAATGCAGATGCCATTAACAATGTTTCAGTCGTGAAGGGAGGATTTCCTGCTCGATATGGTGGGCGATTATCTTCGGTGATTGATATTTCGATGAAAGAAGGGAACAACCAAAAAATTTCAGGCAAAGGATCTGTTGGGTTGATTTCCTCCAAGTTCACTTTAGAAGGTCCGATTAAGAATGAGAATACTTCTTTCATTCTGTCCGCAAGAAGAACCTACATTGATATATTGACCCGACCTATCATAAAAGCTTCCTCCGATGGTGATGTGATCGCTGGTTATTTTTTCGAGGATTTCAACGCCAAGATCAACCACCGGTTTTCGAGAAAGGACCGCTTGTATTTGAGTTTCTATGGAGGAAAGGACAAGTTTTACTTTAGAGATCGGTACGCCAGTATCACCAGTAACGATGAGGTGCTGGAAGAATCAGAGGACGAGGGTGGATTGAAATGGGGGAACCTGATCAGTGCCATAAGGTGGAATCATCTTTATTCGCCCAAGCTATTCAGCAACGTTACCGCAACATTCAGCCGATATCGTTTCGATGTTTTTTCCAATTTCAAACAAACTGCGGTAGGAGAACCTACAGAGGAAGAGCGCATTCGCTATTTATCTGGCATTGAGGACATGGCGATAAAGGTAGATTTTGATTACTTGCCGACAACTAATCACAATATCAAATTTGGCGCATCCGTAATCAATCATGCCTTTCGACCAGGTGTATTTTCTTACAAGTCTGAAGTAGAAGCAGATACCACTTTTGGAGCACGGACCATCAAAGCCAATGAATTATCTGCCTACATCGAGGATGATTTTCAGATAGGGGATAAACTACGCTTCAATGCCGGACTGCATGGGTCAATGTTTTTTGTTCGCGGAGAATCTTTTCTTTCTCTGCAACCCAGAATATCAGCCCGATACCTGCTGGGGCAGGACATCTCGTTGAAGGCTTCATATGCTGAAATGAGACAATTCATTCATTTGCTAAGCAATAGTGGTGTGGGATTACCTACGGATCTTTGGGTGCCGGCCACAGATCTGGTAAAGCCACAGGAATCCAGGCAGGTTGCCGTGGGAGTAGCCAAATCTATTCAGGGGTTTGAGATAAGTCTGGAGTCCTATTACAAGGAAATGGACAATCTGATTGAATACCTTGATGGCGCCTCCTTCTTCAATACGGATGATGATTGGGAAGATAAAGTAGCCGCCGGCTCGGGAACCAGTTACGGTACGGAGTTTTTGATACAGAAGAAAACAGGCAGACTCACCGGTTGGATAGGGTATACCTGGTCCAAGACCACTCGACAATTTGATGACCTCAACTTTGGGAAAGAGTATCCTTATAAATATGACCGACGCCATGACCTGAGTGTCGTTTCTGTTTATCAACTCAATGACCGAATCTCCATATCAGGTACCTGGGTTTACGGAACAGGCAATGCCATTTCTTTACCAGAATCTACATTTCAAAATTTCGATCCGACCTTTAATAGCTTTTTTTCTCAGGGACTTGATTATTATGGATCAAGAAACAACTACCGGATGCGGGATTACCACCGGTTGGATGTTGGAATTTCCATGTCCAAGCAGAAAAGAAGAGGGGTTCGTACCTGGTCTTTTGGTGCTTACAACCTTTACAGCCGAAGAAATCCATTTTATATCGACACACGATCGACAGGGGACGGACAGCAATTCGTACAGACCAGCCTGTTTCCAATTATCCCTTACTTGACTTATAGCTTCGAATTCTGA
- a CDS encoding DinB family protein, with product MQRRSFLTALPLISSPMLLEAAGQPLEPIQSDSPYFIGPKPGYTPHIGVLVGKMNYIRNTVLYLVEGMSTRDLDYLHDENSNTIGAMLLHLAVTEKYYQEESLSGKFSGFKDDLGEAASDLGDRGRSMIKGNPLNFYLDALAEVRETSLVGLKEKDDEWLMEIIDEENQVNTYFAWFHVCEHEANHRGLIAYLKKRIS from the coding sequence ATGCAAAGACGATCATTCCTTACCGCCCTGCCGTTGATCTCCTCGCCGATGTTGCTGGAGGCTGCAGGTCAGCCTCTTGAGCCAATCCAGTCAGATTCGCCCTATTTTATCGGTCCAAAGCCTGGGTACACGCCACACATTGGTGTGCTAGTGGGCAAAATGAATTACATCCGCAATACGGTATTGTATTTGGTGGAGGGAATGTCTACCAGGGATCTGGATTATTTGCATGACGAAAATTCCAATACCATCGGCGCGATGTTGTTGCACCTTGCTGTAACGGAAAAATATTATCAGGAAGAAAGCCTTTCTGGTAAATTTTCAGGTTTTAAGGATGACCTTGGGGAAGCGGCTAGTGATTTGGGTGACAGAGGAAGATCTATGATCAAAGGAAATCCACTGAACTTTTATTTGGATGCTTTGGCTGAGGTAAGGGAAACTTCATTAGTGGGTTTGAAGGAGAAGGATGATGAATGGCTCATGGAAATAATCGATGAAGAAAATCAGGTCAATACCTATTTTGCCTGGTTTCACGTATGTGAACATGAAGCGAATCATCGCGGATTAATTGCCTATTTGAAAAAACGGATTTCATGA
- a CDS encoding lysophospholipid acyltransferase family protein, translated as MIIPTSTEWTKRLYHFIESRWVLPRKFRKVHVHGVELKPDHSVLLLQNHMSWWDGFLGSHLCYEHFHKSFHVMVQEEQLRKFPFFRYKGAFSVKKNSREAFDSLAYAAELLNESRNLVLIFPQGRLQSMHVPDIAFEQGVFRLLQQIQGPCQVIYCSSVIEYLESFKPSIHLHLMDCGVASELDMEKLPEQVSAFHREALQKQVRK; from the coding sequence ATGATCATACCTACCTCCACAGAATGGACCAAACGCCTCTATCATTTCATAGAGTCCCGATGGGTATTGCCGCGTAAGTTCCGGAAAGTCCATGTTCATGGAGTAGAGTTGAAGCCTGATCATTCTGTTCTTTTATTGCAAAACCACATGTCATGGTGGGATGGTTTTTTGGGGAGTCACCTGTGCTATGAACATTTTCATAAAAGCTTTCATGTCATGGTTCAGGAGGAACAGCTCAGGAAATTTCCCTTTTTTCGGTACAAAGGCGCTTTTTCGGTGAAGAAAAACTCAAGAGAAGCATTTGACTCACTGGCCTATGCCGCTGAATTGCTGAATGAATCAAGAAACCTGGTGTTGATCTTTCCACAAGGGAGGTTGCAGAGTATGCACGTGCCGGACATAGCTTTTGAACAAGGTGTGTTCAGGTTACTCCAGCAAATTCAAGGTCCCTGTCAGGTTATTTATTGTTCGTCAGTCATTGAGTATTTGGAGAGTTTTAAACCTTCAATTCATTTGCATCTCATGGATTGTGGTGTGGCCAGTGAATTAGATATGGAGAAGCTTCCCGAACAAGTGTCTGCTTTTCATCGAGAGGCATTACAGAAACAGGTGAGAAAGTAA
- a CDS encoding TlpA disulfide reductase family protein, which produces MKTSTILPLFILSLILFACNEQESNKQVPKSEEVGMQDPKVNTEEIQSDFRKWWTYHTTNIKLSSNFIGINEDLDTISKQLFLIKLVTENYIPLRVGSNEEIQTYQLFKLGNKADDSIKSTIKNVARTSLKYFEMEGMAFPEFEFTDLNGNTYTTASTKGKFLVVKTWFIRCKACILEFPELNEFVENYKERDDILFLSLATDSATELEKFISKRDFNYQVIPDQEDLIERKLGFSIYPIHLVIDKTGKVSKVVDKASTLISYMADEMELANNNIPTAPL; this is translated from the coding sequence ATGAAAACTTCCACCATCCTGCCATTATTCATCCTTTCACTTATACTCTTTGCCTGCAACGAACAAGAAAGCAATAAGCAAGTGCCAAAGTCTGAAGAAGTTGGCATGCAGGATCCAAAAGTCAATACGGAGGAAATTCAATCTGATTTTCGTAAATGGTGGACATATCATACAACGAATATTAAGCTGTCTTCCAATTTCATTGGAATAAACGAGGATTTGGATACCATTTCAAAACAACTTTTTCTGATAAAACTGGTCACCGAAAATTACATCCCTCTGAGAGTAGGATCTAATGAGGAAATTCAAACATACCAATTATTTAAGCTAGGAAACAAGGCCGATGATAGTATTAAATCTACCATTAAAAATGTGGCTCGTACAAGTCTCAAATACTTTGAAATGGAAGGTATGGCGTTTCCTGAATTTGAGTTCACGGACTTGAACGGGAATACCTATACCACTGCATCTACAAAAGGGAAATTCTTGGTCGTAAAAACATGGTTCATCAGGTGTAAAGCCTGCATTCTGGAATTCCCTGAATTAAATGAGTTCGTTGAAAATTATAAGGAAAGAGATGATATCTTATTCCTGAGTCTCGCAACGGACTCAGCTACCGAACTGGAGAAGTTTATAAGCAAAAGAGACTTTAACTATCAGGTTATTCCAGATCAAGAAGACCTAATTGAGCGAAAACTTGGGTTCTCGATTTATCCGATACACCTAGTCATAGACAAGACTGGCAAGGTTTCAAAAGTAGTAGACAAAGCTTCAACGCTTATATCATACATGGCAGATGAAATGGAGCTAGCAAACAATAACATCCCTACGGCACCATTGTAG
- a CDS encoding erythromycin esterase family protein, which produces MKQLCSPNRYVPKCVFLSIILGLIILNSCKEEELPADRRHVYEEGSFCERTFEDTQLVEEELNQLIYPLEGSSPGLSMDALVAIGEAVGDTPLVGLGEATHGTKEHFEMKDRLFRYLVENHGFRAMGFEATWGGALYVNDYVVNGNGTAKDAIGRMQFWTWYTEEVQALVEWMRDYNLDKSDDEKVYFYGFDMQSGVEEPEWIERYLLQNQPALVQQILPNIREVLDIIAARNYQSLTNAQRNNYRSGIRAAQTIFEANSASLIASSSQSEYDLMLKAFDVLLQFEDYSRPEPDRIRDDYMAENSEWIREYLGEDTKVALWAHNGHVTKDESYPTQGQFLEASVGEAYKNIGFSFNTGKFQALDGDWRLNTENEVTEIRCNTVNEVFEALTDANFYLVMADLTSTIHAKEYFSEDRDVLSIGALYDEANPNSYYRRYNLAEAYDVIVHFEVSTSAVPLR; this is translated from the coding sequence ATGAAACAATTGTGCTCACCGAACAGGTACGTTCCTAAATGCGTATTCCTCTCCATCATTCTCGGTCTTATTATTCTAAACTCTTGTAAAGAAGAAGAGCTTCCTGCTGATAGGCGTCATGTTTATGAAGAAGGTTCCTTTTGTGAAAGAACTTTCGAGGATACACAACTTGTAGAGGAGGAGTTAAACCAGTTAATTTATCCATTAGAAGGGTCCAGCCCTGGTTTATCTATGGATGCTTTGGTAGCTATAGGGGAGGCTGTCGGCGATACTCCTTTAGTTGGTTTGGGTGAAGCAACCCATGGCACCAAAGAGCATTTCGAAATGAAGGATCGACTTTTTCGTTACCTGGTAGAAAACCATGGTTTCCGGGCGATGGGTTTTGAGGCTACCTGGGGTGGTGCTTTGTACGTCAATGACTATGTGGTGAATGGAAATGGAACTGCAAAAGATGCCATCGGCAGGATGCAATTCTGGACCTGGTACACAGAAGAAGTTCAAGCGCTTGTGGAGTGGATGCGCGACTATAATTTGGACAAATCAGATGACGAGAAGGTATATTTTTATGGTTTCGACATGCAATCTGGTGTAGAAGAACCCGAATGGATTGAACGATATCTACTTCAAAATCAACCGGCGCTGGTACAGCAAATCCTGCCTAATATTAGGGAGGTGCTAGATATCATTGCCGCACGTAATTATCAGAGCTTAACCAATGCCCAGCGTAACAATTACCGTTCTGGAATTAGGGCTGCACAGACGATTTTTGAGGCGAATTCAGCGTCATTGATTGCCAGTTCATCTCAGTCGGAGTATGATTTAATGTTAAAAGCTTTCGATGTTTTATTACAGTTTGAGGATTATTCACGACCTGAGCCAGATCGGATCAGAGATGATTACATGGCTGAGAATAGTGAATGGATTCGTGAATACCTTGGGGAGGATACAAAAGTAGCCTTGTGGGCTCACAATGGACATGTGACCAAGGATGAATCTTACCCGACACAAGGACAGTTTCTGGAGGCTTCGGTCGGTGAGGCTTATAAGAATATCGGTTTTAGCTTCAATACAGGAAAGTTTCAGGCATTGGATGGCGATTGGCGTTTGAATACAGAAAATGAAGTCACTGAAATTCGATGTAATACCGTAAATGAAGTATTTGAAGCATTGACCGATGCAAATTTCTACCTGGTCATGGCTGACTTAACTTCAACCATCCATGCGAAGGAATATTTCAGTGAAGATCGAGATGTGCTAAGTATTGGCGCCTTGTATGATGAGGCCAACCCCAATTCTTATTATCGTCGATATAATCTGGCAGAAGCCTATGATGTAATTGTCCATTTTGAAGTTTCAACCTCAGCTGTACCGCTAAGATGA
- a CDS encoding alpha/beta hydrolase, which yields MKKTCLIIIGILLAVVGFSQNAIQVEKQGQGDAILFLPGFTTPGSVWNETIANLNHSYETHVVSYAGFNGMEPIGTPWYSPIKDQLLKYINETELTNLTVIGHSMGGNLAVELAAALDKQVTGLIIVDALPCMRELMMPGVPANALQYDSPYNNRMLAMNKDEFSQVAIGMASNMTNDQGRMEEMASWSINSDRETYVYGYTDLLKLDLRPSLPEITTHTLILGATFPSKEITQKTFETQYEKLENKTINLADNSKHFIMFDQPEWFYEQINGYLLANVQ from the coding sequence ATGAAAAAGACATGCTTAATCATCATCGGAATCTTACTCGCAGTAGTTGGATTCAGTCAAAACGCCATTCAGGTTGAAAAGCAGGGACAAGGCGATGCCATTCTGTTCCTACCAGGATTCACCACTCCGGGATCAGTCTGGAATGAAACCATCGCGAACCTGAATCATTCCTATGAAACCCACGTCGTGTCCTACGCAGGATTCAATGGCATGGAACCCATTGGCACACCCTGGTACAGTCCTATCAAAGATCAATTGCTCAAATATATCAACGAGACTGAATTGACTAACCTTACGGTCATTGGACACAGCATGGGTGGGAATCTTGCCGTGGAACTCGCTGCAGCACTAGACAAGCAAGTGACTGGCCTGATTATCGTCGATGCTTTACCTTGTATGCGTGAACTGATGATGCCCGGGGTTCCGGCCAACGCTTTACAATATGATAGCCCTTATAACAATCGCATGCTGGCGATGAATAAAGATGAATTCAGTCAGGTTGCCATCGGCATGGCGAGCAACATGACCAATGATCAAGGTAGAATGGAAGAAATGGCTAGCTGGTCTATCAACTCCGACCGTGAAACGTATGTGTATGGATACACCGATCTGCTAAAGCTGGACCTGCGTCCTTCATTGCCGGAAATCACAACCCATACGCTGATCCTTGGAGCTACTTTCCCGAGTAAAGAAATCACTCAAAAGACCTTTGAAACCCAATATGAAAAGCTGGAAAATAAAACCATCAATCTGGCCGACAACAGCAAACATTTCATCATGTTTGATCAGCCGGAATGGTTTTACGAGCAAATCAATGGATACCTGTTAGCGAATGTCCAATAA
- a CDS encoding RNA polymerase sigma factor, with amino-acid sequence MSNNRKRFESLHTEYHAMVHQMCRGFMKGQEDLAQDLTQETFINIWRSLDKFRGASSYKTWIYRITVNTCLKFIRSDQARHQTSLSDYQTLSDEEPTHKTQDKPYQELYQAIGQLSKVDRLIIMMVLDELEYPEIAEVMGMSEGNLRVKIHRIKKNLKKLLHHD; translated from the coding sequence ATGTCCAATAATCGCAAAAGATTCGAATCCCTTCACACGGAATACCATGCCATGGTCCATCAGATGTGTAGGGGATTCATGAAAGGACAGGAGGATCTGGCACAAGACCTAACACAGGAAACATTCATCAACATCTGGAGGTCCCTCGACAAATTTCGGGGTGCCTCCAGTTATAAAACATGGATCTATCGCATTACCGTAAATACCTGCCTCAAATTCATTCGCAGTGATCAGGCCAGGCATCAAACTTCCCTAAGTGACTACCAAACTCTTTCGGATGAGGAACCAACACATAAGACTCAAGATAAGCCTTACCAGGAGCTTTATCAGGCCATTGGTCAATTGAGTAAAGTAGATCGCCTGATCATCATGATGGTGCTCGATGAATTGGAATATCCGGAGATCGCTGAAGTGATGGGCATGAGTGAAGGGAACCTCAGGGTGAAGATCCACCGCATTAAAAAGAACTTAAAAAAATTATTACATCATGACTGA
- a CDS encoding DUF6261 family protein, whose translation MLKQFSHSALTPEELVTMAERLIHCVAKSEHKEILTNRIAKTTDAANYLTEALNESLSSVHASRVQQADLERDDAFQAFKYGALSASYRSELTIKKAGETLVEIVRKQGFSLYNLGYIAQSEAMRTLMTDLEQCQGEIMVTGIADLQEEMMEANDRFNQIYHEKLDENSDQETPQIVVGKGELSKQITLFLNHVELLEEDHLGGVSELVENINELIQDMVTQARDRQRG comes from the coding sequence ATGTTAAAACAGTTCTCACATTCGGCGCTCACTCCAGAAGAATTAGTAACGATGGCAGAGCGGCTGATCCATTGTGTAGCTAAGTCTGAACATAAAGAGATACTTACGAATCGGATTGCGAAGACAACTGACGCAGCCAACTACCTCACCGAAGCATTGAATGAGAGTCTTTCGAGTGTTCATGCTTCACGGGTACAACAAGCGGACCTTGAACGGGATGATGCTTTCCAGGCCTTTAAATACGGAGCACTTTCTGCGTCTTATCGTTCCGAATTAACGATTAAGAAGGCCGGAGAGACTTTGGTGGAGATTGTAAGAAAACAAGGGTTTAGCCTTTACAACCTGGGGTACATTGCCCAGAGTGAAGCCATGCGTACGCTCATGACGGATCTGGAACAATGCCAGGGGGAGATCATGGTGACGGGCATTGCCGATTTGCAAGAGGAGATGATGGAAGCCAATGATCGTTTCAATCAGATCTATCATGAAAAACTGGATGAGAATTCCGATCAGGAAACGCCTCAAATAGTAGTTGGTAAAGGAGAATTATCAAAGCAGATCACCCTGTTCCTGAACCATGTGGAATTGTTGGAAGAGGATCACTTAGGTGGGGTAAGTGAATTGGTCGAGAACATCAATGAACTGATCCAGGACATGGTGACCCAGGCAAGGGACAGGCAGCGAGGTTAG